From one Bradyrhizobium sp. Ash2021 genomic stretch:
- a CDS encoding tripartite tricarboxylate transporter substrate binding protein, whose amino-acid sequence MRIARTLVAGLLLPLLTAAAFAQDFPAKPIRLIVPFPAGGPNDIIARIVGQRMSELIKQPVLIDNRGGQAGVLGTDAIAKSAPDGYTIGIVSASALAISPAMEKVAYDPQKDLVPVTLVVTVPEMLVVATNVPANNMKELVALVKAQPGKLSFASSGQGSLPHLAGELFKLTAKLDVVHVPYRGAAPAINDLLGQQVQMTFLDLPVILPHIKAGALRGIALGARERAPTAPDVPTTAEVGMPDLLIENWYGMIAPAGTPEKFVAALNRIANEAMADPGVKSKLADQGLTTAGDTPEHFRGFIDSEIKKWADVIKKAGVETTK is encoded by the coding sequence ATGAGAATCGCACGCACGCTGGTGGCTGGATTATTGCTGCCGCTGTTGACCGCAGCAGCCTTCGCCCAGGATTTCCCTGCAAAACCGATCCGGCTGATCGTGCCGTTTCCCGCCGGCGGCCCCAACGACATCATTGCGCGCATCGTCGGCCAGCGCATGTCGGAACTGATCAAGCAGCCGGTGCTGATCGACAATCGCGGCGGCCAGGCCGGCGTGCTCGGAACCGATGCGATCGCGAAATCCGCGCCTGACGGCTACACCATCGGCATTGTCAGCGCGAGCGCCTTGGCCATCAGCCCGGCGATGGAGAAAGTCGCCTACGACCCGCAGAAAGATCTGGTGCCGGTCACGCTGGTGGTGACCGTGCCGGAGATGCTGGTGGTCGCGACCAACGTTCCCGCCAACAACATGAAAGAACTGGTCGCACTGGTGAAGGCGCAGCCCGGCAAGCTCAGTTTTGCTTCCTCCGGTCAAGGCAGCCTGCCGCATCTGGCGGGCGAACTGTTCAAGCTGACCGCCAAGCTCGACGTCGTTCACGTGCCCTATCGAGGTGCTGCACCCGCCATCAACGATCTGCTCGGGCAGCAGGTGCAGATGACGTTCCTCGATCTGCCGGTGATCCTGCCGCACATCAAGGCCGGCGCGTTGCGCGGAATTGCACTTGGCGCGCGCGAGCGCGCGCCGACGGCGCCGGATGTACCGACCACCGCCGAAGTCGGCATGCCAGATCTGTTGATCGAAAACTGGTACGGCATGATCGCGCCGGCGGGAACGCCCGAAAAGTTCGTGGCCGCCTTGAACCGGATCGCCAACGAGGCGATGGCCGATCCGGGCGTCAAGTCGAAACTCGCCGATCAAGGCCTCACCACCGCCGGCGACACGCCGGAACATTTCCGCGGATTTATCGACTCTGAAATCAAGAAATGGGCTGATGTCATCAAGAAAGCCGGCGTCGAGACGACGAAGTGA
- a CDS encoding sulfite exporter TauE/SafE family protein gives MVDSLLLLITAAFLLAGFIKGVLGLGLPTVAMGLLAVTMPPAQALAIVIVPAIITNVWQTFFGPYLRDIVLRLWPLMVGTAVGIWLNRGMLTGPYAPYAAVVLGALLVIYAIIGLSKFRFKVARSDEKWIGGIVGLMTGAISATTGVQVIPSMPFMQAIGMEKDELVQALGVFFTVATVALAFNLTTAGLLTAATALPGAVAMVASFTGMFIGQAVRNRMRPDVFRRWFLIAMIFLGIYLAASALLKIHG, from the coding sequence ATGGTCGATTCCCTGTTGCTTCTCATCACCGCCGCCTTCCTCCTGGCTGGCTTCATCAAGGGCGTGCTCGGGCTCGGCCTGCCGACGGTCGCGATGGGCCTGCTGGCGGTGACGATGCCGCCGGCGCAGGCGCTGGCCATCGTCATCGTGCCGGCGATCATCACCAACGTCTGGCAGACCTTTTTCGGCCCCTATCTGCGCGACATCGTCCTCAGGCTATGGCCGCTGATGGTCGGCACCGCCGTCGGCATCTGGCTGAACAGGGGAATGTTGACCGGCCCCTACGCGCCCTATGCCGCAGTCGTGCTCGGCGCGCTGCTGGTGATCTATGCAATCATCGGCCTGAGCAAGTTCCGCTTCAAGGTCGCCCGCAGCGACGAGAAATGGATCGGCGGCATCGTCGGCCTGATGACGGGCGCGATCTCTGCGACGACCGGGGTCCAGGTGATCCCGTCGATGCCGTTCATGCAGGCGATCGGCATGGAAAAGGACGAACTGGTGCAGGCGCTCGGGGTGTTCTTCACGGTGGCGACCGTGGCGCTCGCCTTCAACCTCACCACGGCCGGCCTGCTGACGGCCGCGACCGCGCTGCCCGGCGCGGTGGCGATGGTGGCGTCCTTCACCGGGATGTTCATCGGGCAGGCGGTACGAAACCGGATGCGGCCGGACGTATTCCGCCGCTGGTTCCTGATCGCGATGATCTTCCTGGGAATCTATCTTGCCGCCAGCGCGCTGCTGAAAATCCACGGCTGA
- a CDS encoding LysE family translocator, with translation MLGIHELWLFVLSGLMLNVVPGPDTAYIVGRSIQLGWRGGAAAAIGISCGCLVHVFGAAIGLSALLIASSAAFAALKLVGAAYLLFSGLQMLLSRPRPVAEVAVPGDGISLRRVFWQGVLTDALNPKVALFFLAFLPQFVAADSPHKTLAFLLLGLIFISTGTLWCFGLAAFAARAAGRIRQSQGVIAWINRALGGMFVYLGVRVAMLQGR, from the coding sequence ATGCTCGGCATTCACGAACTCTGGCTCTTCGTCCTGTCCGGGTTGATGCTCAACGTCGTGCCGGGTCCGGACACCGCCTATATCGTCGGCCGCAGCATTCAGTTGGGGTGGCGCGGCGGGGCGGCCGCCGCAATCGGCATCAGCTGCGGCTGTCTGGTCCACGTTTTTGGCGCCGCGATCGGCCTGTCGGCGCTGCTGATCGCGTCATCGGCGGCGTTTGCGGCGTTGAAACTGGTCGGCGCGGCCTATTTGCTCTTCAGCGGCCTGCAGATGCTGCTGTCGCGTCCGCGCCCGGTTGCGGAGGTCGCAGTTCCGGGTGATGGAATATCGCTGCGCCGCGTGTTCTGGCAGGGCGTACTCACCGACGCCCTCAATCCGAAGGTGGCGCTGTTTTTTCTGGCGTTCCTGCCGCAATTTGTCGCGGCGGATTCGCCGCACAAGACGCTCGCCTTCCTGCTGCTCGGCCTGATCTTCATCTCCACCGGCACGCTCTGGTGCTTCGGCCTGGCGGCGTTCGCGGCCAGGGCCGCCGGCCGCATCCGGCAGTCGCAGGGCGTCATCGCCTGGATCAATCGCGCCCTCGGCGGGATGTTCGTCTATCTCGGCGTCCGCGTCGCGATGCTTCAGGGGCGGTGA
- a CDS encoding LysR family transcriptional regulator, with protein MRFDLVDLQLFIAVADARSITQGAVRAHLALASASERIKGLEAALGVSLLKRGRRGVELTTAGESLLDHARIVMHNVEAMRGDLSAFASGVRASVLLLANTSGLSEHLPRALAAFLREHPDINVDVEERESADIAAAIATGAADLGFAAEHALPDSVERFLFSEDRLMLVASKRSDLANRRQIDFVEVTGRDFVGLTASTALQVHISKHAARLGARLRFRARMRDFDAICQMVAADVGVAVMPETAARRCARSMPIMMIRIRDSWANRKLTICARSFKALPRPAKLLAEFLREAVT; from the coding sequence ATGCGTTTCGACCTGGTCGATCTGCAACTGTTCATCGCGGTGGCCGACGCGCGCAGCATCACGCAGGGTGCTGTGCGCGCTCATCTGGCGCTGGCGTCCGCGAGCGAACGGATCAAGGGCCTGGAGGCGGCGCTTGGCGTTTCGCTGCTCAAGCGCGGTCGCCGCGGCGTCGAACTGACCACGGCCGGTGAAAGCCTGCTCGATCATGCCAGGATCGTGATGCACAATGTGGAGGCGATGCGCGGCGATCTTTCAGCCTTCGCCAGCGGCGTCAGGGCGAGCGTGCTGCTGCTCGCCAACACCTCGGGCCTCTCGGAGCATCTGCCGCGGGCGCTCGCCGCGTTCCTGCGCGAACATCCGGATATCAATGTCGATGTCGAGGAACGCGAAAGCGCGGATATCGCGGCCGCGATTGCGACCGGCGCGGCCGATCTCGGCTTTGCGGCCGAACACGCGCTGCCGGACAGCGTCGAACGCTTTTTATTCAGCGAGGACCGGCTGATGCTGGTGGCATCAAAGCGCAGCGATCTCGCCAACCGCCGCCAGATCGATTTTGTGGAGGTGACCGGCCGCGACTTCGTCGGGCTGACGGCGTCGACCGCGTTGCAGGTCCACATCTCCAAGCACGCCGCGCGGTTGGGGGCGCGCCTGCGATTCCGGGCCCGGATGCGCGATTTCGACGCGATCTGCCAGATGGTCGCCGCCGATGTCGGCGTCGCCGTGATGCCGGAAACCGCGGCCAGGCGCTGCGCGCGATCGATGCCGATCATGATGATCCGAATCCGCGATTCCTGGGCCAACCGGAAGCTCACGATCTGCGCCCGCAGCTTCAAGGCGCTGCCGCGCCCGGCCAAGCTGTTGGCGGAATTTTTGCGCGAAGCGGTGACGTGA